The Sinorhizobium fredii USDA 257 region CGGCAAAGTCGCGAACCCGTCGCAACAGGCGGCCGGCGATGCGCGGCGTGCCGCGGGCGCGGCGGGCGATTTCGCGCGCCCCTTCGTCGGTCATGCCGAGGCCCACCAGCCGCGCGCCGCGGCGGACGATCAGTTCCAGCTCCTCGACCGTGTAGAAATTGAGCCGCACCGGAATACCGAAGCGGTCGCGCAGCGGCGTCGTCAGCAGGCCGAGGCGCGTCGTCGCCGCCACCAGCGTAAACTTGGCGAGGTCGATCTTCACCGAACGGGCCGCCGGCCCCTCGCCGATGATCAGGTCGAGCTGGAAATCCTCCATCGCCGGATAGAGGATTTCTTCGACCGCCGGGTTCAACCGGTGGATTTCGTCGATGAACAGGACGTCGCGCTCTTCGAGATTGGTAAGCAGCGCCGCGAGATCACCGGCCTTGGCGATGACCGGCCCAGACGTCGAGCGGAAATTGACGCCGAGTTCCTTCGCCATGATCTGCGCCAGCGTCGTCTTGCCGAGCCCGGGCGGGCCGACGAAGAGCACGTGATCGAGCGCCTCGCCGCGGTTGCGCGCCGCCTCGATGAAGATCTTGAGGTTGGCGCGGGCCTCCGCCTGGCC contains the following coding sequences:
- the ruvB gene encoding Holliday junction branch migration DNA helicase RuvB; translation: MTEAARLIAPEKRGEDLDVTLRPQSLDEFTGQAEARANLKIFIEAARNRGEALDHVLFVGPPGLGKTTLAQIMAKELGVNFRSTSGPVIAKAGDLAALLTNLEERDVLFIDEIHRLNPAVEEILYPAMEDFQLDLIIGEGPAARSVKIDLAKFTLVAATTRLGLLTTPLRDRFGIPVRLNFYTVEELELIVRRGARLVGLGMTDEGAREIARRARGTPRIAGRLLRRVRDFAEVARAEAVTRQIADEALTRLLVDSMGLDQLDRRYLTMIAHNFGGGPVGIETIAAGLSEPRDAIEDIIEPYLIQQGFVQRTPRGRVLTANAWKHLGLNPPKDVETAQFRLTLEDD